A single Rhopalosiphum padi isolate XX-2018 chromosome 4, ASM2088224v1, whole genome shotgun sequence DNA region contains:
- the LOC132928439 gene encoding double-stranded RNA-binding protein Staufen homolog 2 isoform X3, producing MAGALVLNSDRNSYSQLNALLQNDYSAENSTSIDKDKTPMCLVNELARFNKIKHQYKLTNEQGPPHKKKFTVTLQLGNEEYNADAMSIKKAQHAAAALALSKTNYNQPQTKMKLKASGHYNNITPTVELNALAMKRGEQTVYTVIETPQYLPTSQPPNQFNSFRPEIYSHTRSTGAYNSFNNLVTRGGPRCMPYVPNFYNPRFNVPQVPPPNTYIKPEVKPVGVYKVKLQIGKHEFIGHGNTNQAARHDAALKALTQIKNEEKNENIKEVLKSGDSKSVISQVYEVALKMKLPIKFEVLKEDGLPHMKTYITKCTVGTYNATGEGNGKKISKRRAAEKMLQTLKEANESLLEDDNSSPTLPLPTKNRYKMPRKKNKNLIKETKPNSENIEPVNYKTEDTDPVAKLFKIQATKKEKEPLYVLKEDIIHTNRKKEFIFEVSVGQSSALGKGPNKKDAKRNAAENLLVELGYESELKRRSIKNNDLPLASNENKANIDSPRKNGRQIAPGVLLVSPDTSIANKPSQGNDGVPLVSVASNMASDFSVINFQPTQQLDYFSQMLGFKVQYSEFPKGSHKDYLTLVSLSTMPPQICQGSGSTLENSRNAAALNAISSLVNLNIPAEPTQQQGPVNGFSIQQNHYNSNPITRLS from the exons ATGGCTGGAGCACTAGTATTAAATTCAGATAGGAATTCATATTCACAATTGAATGCATTGTTACAAAATGATTATTCAGCAGAAAACAGTACATCCATTGATAAAGATAAAACCCCTATGTGTCTTGTAAATGAGTTAGCAAGATTTAATAag ATTAAGCATCAATACAAGCTAACTAATGAACAAGGACCACCACATAAAAAGAAATTTACTGTTACTTTACAGTTAGGAAATGAAGAGTACAATGCAGATGCAATGAGTATTAAAAAAGCTCAACATGCTGCAGCTGCTTTAGCTTTATCAAAAACCAATTATAACCAACCACAGactaaaatgaaattaaaagctTCTGGtcattata ataatattactcCGACTGTGGAGCTAAATGCATTGGCAATGAAACGTGGAGAACAAACAGTTTACACTGTTATTGAAACACCTCAATATTTACCAACGTCACAACCTCCTAACCAGTTTAATAGTTTCAGACCAGAAATTTACTCACATACAAGATCAACAGGAGCTTATAATAGCTTCAATAATTTagt TACTAGAGGCGGACCACGATGTATGCCATATGTACCAAATTTCTATAATCCACGCTTCAATGTACCTCag GTACCTCCGCCAAATACTTATATCAAGCCTGAAGTCAAACCTGTAGGAGTTTATAAGGTTAAACTTCAAATTGGTAAACATGAATTTATTGGACATGGTAATACAAATCAAGCAGCAAGACATGATGCTGCATTAAAAGCtttaacacaaattaaaaatgaagaaaaaaatgaaaacatcaaagaagttttaaaat ctggTGATTCAAAATCAGTAATTTCACAAGTTTATGAAGTGGCTTTAAAAATGAAGCTACCTATCAAATTTGAAGTTTTGAAAGAAGATGGACTACCACACATGAAAACCTATATCACTAAATGTACAGTTGGTACTTACAATGCTACTGGTGAAGGAAAcggaaaaaaa atttccaAACGTCGCGCAGCAGAGAAAATGCTTCAAACTTTGAAAGAAGCAAATGAATCTCTTTTAGAAGATGACAATAGTTCTCCAACACTTCCATTACCAACAAAGAACCGTTATAAAATGcccaggaaaaaaaataaaaatcttatcaAGGAAACAAAACCAAACTCGGAAAATATTGAACCTGTGAATTATAAAACGGAGGATACTGATCCAGTTgctaaactttttaaaatacaagcaacaaaaaaagaaaaggaACCATTATACGTTCTTAAGGAAGATATCATTCATACAAATCGcaaaaaagaatttattttcgaa GTTTCAGTTGGGCAGAGTTCCGCATTGGGCAAAGGACCTAATAAAAAAGATGCTAAACGTAATGCAGCTGAAAACCTATTAGTGGAATTAGGTTATGAGAGTGAACTTAAAAGacgttctattaaaaataacgatttaccTTTG gcaAGTAATGAAAACAAAGCAAATATTGACAGCCCGAGAAAAAATGGACGGCAAATTGCTCCTGGTGTTTTACTTGTATCACCTGACACATCAATAGCCAATAAACCTAGTCAAGGAAACGATGGAGTTCCTCTAGTGTCAGTCGCTAGCAATATGGCCAGTGATTTTTCAGTCATTAATTTCCAGCCAACTCAACAATTGGACTACTTTTCACAAATGTTAGGTTTTAAAGTGCAGTATTCTGAGTTCCCAAAg gggAGCCACAAGGATTACCTCACATTAGTATCTCTATCAACAATGCCTCCTCAGATCTGCCAAGGTTCTGGTTCTACTTTGGAAAATTCTCGTAATGCT gCTGCGCTAAATGCCATCAGTTCCTTGGTAAACCTTAATATTCCAGCAGAACCAACACAACAACAAGGACCTGTGAATGGATTTTCTATTCAGCAAAATCATTACAATAGCAATCCTATAACTAGGCTTAGTTAA
- the LOC132928439 gene encoding double-stranded RNA-binding protein Staufen homolog 2 isoform X2, which yields MKRLVVIIHVLLAASSSGLMYKDLIDLEELTDIFGLSNCVEGYLMAGALVLNSDRNSYSQLNALLQNDYSAENSTSIDKDKTPMCLVNELARFNKIKHQYKLTNEQGPPHKKKFTVTLQLGNEEYNADAMSIKKAQHAAAALALSKTNYNQPQTKMKLKASDNITPTVELNALAMKRGEQTVYTVIETPQYLPTSQPPNQFNSFRPEIYSHTRSTGAYNSFNNLVTRGGPRCMPYVPNFYNPRFNVPQVPPPNTYIKPEVKPVGVYKVKLQIGKHEFIGHGNTNQAARHDAALKALTQIKNEEKNENIKEVLKSGDSKSVISQVYEVALKMKLPIKFEVLKEDGLPHMKTYITKCTVGTYNATGEGNGKKISKRRAAEKMLQTLKEANESLLEDDNSSPTLPLPTKNRYKMPRKKNKNLIKETKPNSENIEPVNYKTEDTDPVAKLFKIQATKKEKEPLYVLKEDIIHTNRKKEFIFEVSVGQSSALGKGPNKKDAKRNAAENLLVELGYESELKRRSIKNNDLPLASNENKANIDSPRKNGRQIAPGVLLVSPDTSIANKPSQGNDGVPLVSVASNMASDFSVINFQPTQQLDYFSQMLGFKVQYSEFPKGSHKDYLTLVSLSTMPPQICQGSGSTLENSRNAAALNAISSLVNLNIPAEPTQQQGPVNGFSIQQNHYNSNPITRLS from the exons ATGAAACGGTTAGTAGTGATTATTCATGTCCTACTGGCTGCTAGCTCTAGCGGTTTGATGTACAAAGACTTAATTGATTTAGAAGAGCTTACAGATATTTTTGGTTTATCAAACTGCGTCGAAG gctATCTGATGGCTGGAGCACTAGTATTAAATTCAGATAGGAATTCATATTCACAATTGAATGCATTGTTACAAAATGATTATTCAGCAGAAAACAGTACATCCATTGATAAAGATAAAACCCCTATGTGTCTTGTAAATGAGTTAGCAAGATTTAATAag ATTAAGCATCAATACAAGCTAACTAATGAACAAGGACCACCACATAAAAAGAAATTTACTGTTACTTTACAGTTAGGAAATGAAGAGTACAATGCAGATGCAATGAGTATTAAAAAAGCTCAACATGCTGCAGCTGCTTTAGCTTTATCAAAAACCAATTATAACCAACCACAGactaaaatgaaattaaaagctTCTG ataatattactcCGACTGTGGAGCTAAATGCATTGGCAATGAAACGTGGAGAACAAACAGTTTACACTGTTATTGAAACACCTCAATATTTACCAACGTCACAACCTCCTAACCAGTTTAATAGTTTCAGACCAGAAATTTACTCACATACAAGATCAACAGGAGCTTATAATAGCTTCAATAATTTagt TACTAGAGGCGGACCACGATGTATGCCATATGTACCAAATTTCTATAATCCACGCTTCAATGTACCTCag GTACCTCCGCCAAATACTTATATCAAGCCTGAAGTCAAACCTGTAGGAGTTTATAAGGTTAAACTTCAAATTGGTAAACATGAATTTATTGGACATGGTAATACAAATCAAGCAGCAAGACATGATGCTGCATTAAAAGCtttaacacaaattaaaaatgaagaaaaaaatgaaaacatcaaagaagttttaaaat ctggTGATTCAAAATCAGTAATTTCACAAGTTTATGAAGTGGCTTTAAAAATGAAGCTACCTATCAAATTTGAAGTTTTGAAAGAAGATGGACTACCACACATGAAAACCTATATCACTAAATGTACAGTTGGTACTTACAATGCTACTGGTGAAGGAAAcggaaaaaaa atttccaAACGTCGCGCAGCAGAGAAAATGCTTCAAACTTTGAAAGAAGCAAATGAATCTCTTTTAGAAGATGACAATAGTTCTCCAACACTTCCATTACCAACAAAGAACCGTTATAAAATGcccaggaaaaaaaataaaaatcttatcaAGGAAACAAAACCAAACTCGGAAAATATTGAACCTGTGAATTATAAAACGGAGGATACTGATCCAGTTgctaaactttttaaaatacaagcaacaaaaaaagaaaaggaACCATTATACGTTCTTAAGGAAGATATCATTCATACAAATCGcaaaaaagaatttattttcgaa GTTTCAGTTGGGCAGAGTTCCGCATTGGGCAAAGGACCTAATAAAAAAGATGCTAAACGTAATGCAGCTGAAAACCTATTAGTGGAATTAGGTTATGAGAGTGAACTTAAAAGacgttctattaaaaataacgatttaccTTTG gcaAGTAATGAAAACAAAGCAAATATTGACAGCCCGAGAAAAAATGGACGGCAAATTGCTCCTGGTGTTTTACTTGTATCACCTGACACATCAATAGCCAATAAACCTAGTCAAGGAAACGATGGAGTTCCTCTAGTGTCAGTCGCTAGCAATATGGCCAGTGATTTTTCAGTCATTAATTTCCAGCCAACTCAACAATTGGACTACTTTTCACAAATGTTAGGTTTTAAAGTGCAGTATTCTGAGTTCCCAAAg gggAGCCACAAGGATTACCTCACATTAGTATCTCTATCAACAATGCCTCCTCAGATCTGCCAAGGTTCTGGTTCTACTTTGGAAAATTCTCGTAATGCT gCTGCGCTAAATGCCATCAGTTCCTTGGTAAACCTTAATATTCCAGCAGAACCAACACAACAACAAGGACCTGTGAATGGATTTTCTATTCAGCAAAATCATTACAATAGCAATCCTATAACTAGGCTTAGTTAA
- the LOC132928439 gene encoding double-stranded RNA-binding protein Staufen homolog 2 isoform X1 yields MKRLVVIIHVLLAASSSGLMYKDLIDLEELTDIFGLSNCVEGYLMAGALVLNSDRNSYSQLNALLQNDYSAENSTSIDKDKTPMCLVNELARFNKIKHQYKLTNEQGPPHKKKFTVTLQLGNEEYNADAMSIKKAQHAAAALALSKTNYNQPQTKMKLKASGHYNNITPTVELNALAMKRGEQTVYTVIETPQYLPTSQPPNQFNSFRPEIYSHTRSTGAYNSFNNLVTRGGPRCMPYVPNFYNPRFNVPQVPPPNTYIKPEVKPVGVYKVKLQIGKHEFIGHGNTNQAARHDAALKALTQIKNEEKNENIKEVLKSGDSKSVISQVYEVALKMKLPIKFEVLKEDGLPHMKTYITKCTVGTYNATGEGNGKKISKRRAAEKMLQTLKEANESLLEDDNSSPTLPLPTKNRYKMPRKKNKNLIKETKPNSENIEPVNYKTEDTDPVAKLFKIQATKKEKEPLYVLKEDIIHTNRKKEFIFEVSVGQSSALGKGPNKKDAKRNAAENLLVELGYESELKRRSIKNNDLPLASNENKANIDSPRKNGRQIAPGVLLVSPDTSIANKPSQGNDGVPLVSVASNMASDFSVINFQPTQQLDYFSQMLGFKVQYSEFPKGSHKDYLTLVSLSTMPPQICQGSGSTLENSRNAAALNAISSLVNLNIPAEPTQQQGPVNGFSIQQNHYNSNPITRLS; encoded by the exons ATGAAACGGTTAGTAGTGATTATTCATGTCCTACTGGCTGCTAGCTCTAGCGGTTTGATGTACAAAGACTTAATTGATTTAGAAGAGCTTACAGATATTTTTGGTTTATCAAACTGCGTCGAAG gctATCTGATGGCTGGAGCACTAGTATTAAATTCAGATAGGAATTCATATTCACAATTGAATGCATTGTTACAAAATGATTATTCAGCAGAAAACAGTACATCCATTGATAAAGATAAAACCCCTATGTGTCTTGTAAATGAGTTAGCAAGATTTAATAag ATTAAGCATCAATACAAGCTAACTAATGAACAAGGACCACCACATAAAAAGAAATTTACTGTTACTTTACAGTTAGGAAATGAAGAGTACAATGCAGATGCAATGAGTATTAAAAAAGCTCAACATGCTGCAGCTGCTTTAGCTTTATCAAAAACCAATTATAACCAACCACAGactaaaatgaaattaaaagctTCTGGtcattata ataatattactcCGACTGTGGAGCTAAATGCATTGGCAATGAAACGTGGAGAACAAACAGTTTACACTGTTATTGAAACACCTCAATATTTACCAACGTCACAACCTCCTAACCAGTTTAATAGTTTCAGACCAGAAATTTACTCACATACAAGATCAACAGGAGCTTATAATAGCTTCAATAATTTagt TACTAGAGGCGGACCACGATGTATGCCATATGTACCAAATTTCTATAATCCACGCTTCAATGTACCTCag GTACCTCCGCCAAATACTTATATCAAGCCTGAAGTCAAACCTGTAGGAGTTTATAAGGTTAAACTTCAAATTGGTAAACATGAATTTATTGGACATGGTAATACAAATCAAGCAGCAAGACATGATGCTGCATTAAAAGCtttaacacaaattaaaaatgaagaaaaaaatgaaaacatcaaagaagttttaaaat ctggTGATTCAAAATCAGTAATTTCACAAGTTTATGAAGTGGCTTTAAAAATGAAGCTACCTATCAAATTTGAAGTTTTGAAAGAAGATGGACTACCACACATGAAAACCTATATCACTAAATGTACAGTTGGTACTTACAATGCTACTGGTGAAGGAAAcggaaaaaaa atttccaAACGTCGCGCAGCAGAGAAAATGCTTCAAACTTTGAAAGAAGCAAATGAATCTCTTTTAGAAGATGACAATAGTTCTCCAACACTTCCATTACCAACAAAGAACCGTTATAAAATGcccaggaaaaaaaataaaaatcttatcaAGGAAACAAAACCAAACTCGGAAAATATTGAACCTGTGAATTATAAAACGGAGGATACTGATCCAGTTgctaaactttttaaaatacaagcaacaaaaaaagaaaaggaACCATTATACGTTCTTAAGGAAGATATCATTCATACAAATCGcaaaaaagaatttattttcgaa GTTTCAGTTGGGCAGAGTTCCGCATTGGGCAAAGGACCTAATAAAAAAGATGCTAAACGTAATGCAGCTGAAAACCTATTAGTGGAATTAGGTTATGAGAGTGAACTTAAAAGacgttctattaaaaataacgatttaccTTTG gcaAGTAATGAAAACAAAGCAAATATTGACAGCCCGAGAAAAAATGGACGGCAAATTGCTCCTGGTGTTTTACTTGTATCACCTGACACATCAATAGCCAATAAACCTAGTCAAGGAAACGATGGAGTTCCTCTAGTGTCAGTCGCTAGCAATATGGCCAGTGATTTTTCAGTCATTAATTTCCAGCCAACTCAACAATTGGACTACTTTTCACAAATGTTAGGTTTTAAAGTGCAGTATTCTGAGTTCCCAAAg gggAGCCACAAGGATTACCTCACATTAGTATCTCTATCAACAATGCCTCCTCAGATCTGCCAAGGTTCTGGTTCTACTTTGGAAAATTCTCGTAATGCT gCTGCGCTAAATGCCATCAGTTCCTTGGTAAACCTTAATATTCCAGCAGAACCAACACAACAACAAGGACCTGTGAATGGATTTTCTATTCAGCAAAATCATTACAATAGCAATCCTATAACTAGGCTTAGTTAA
- the LOC132928441 gene encoding cilia- and flagella-associated protein 20 — protein sequence MFKNTFQSGFLSILYSIGSKPLQLWDKTVRNGHIKRITDNDIQSLVLDIVGTNISTTYITCPAEKTKTLGIKLPYLIMIVKNMKKYFTFEVQILDDKNIRRRFRASNYQSTTRVKPFICTMPMRLDEGWNQIQFNLADFTRRAYGTGYVETLRVQLHANCRVRRVYFSDRLYSEDELPAEFKLFLPVQSKVDHRQRVD from the exons atgtttaaaaatacatttcaaagtGGCTTTCTGTCTATACTCTACAGCATTGGCAGCAAACCCTTGCAGCTCTGGGATAAAACTGTTAGAAATGGACATATTAAACGCATTACAGACAATGATATCCAATCTTTGGTGTTGGACATTGTAGGCACAAATATCAGTACGACATACATTACATGTCCGGCCGAAAAAACCAAAACTCTGGGTATAAAACTACCATATCTAATTATGATTGTCAAGAACATGAAGAAATATTTCACTTTTGAAGTGCAG ATTCTTGATGATAAAAACATTAGACGTAGGTTTCGAGCCAGTAATTATCAATCAACAACTAGAGTTAAACCATTCATTTGTACAATGCCAATGCGTCTAGACGAAGGTTGGAACCAGATACAGTTTAATCTAGCAGATTTCACTAGACGTGCTTATGGTACCGGATATGTAGAAACATTGAGAGTACAATTACATGCCAATTGCAGAGTTAGAAGAGTTTATTTTAGTGATAGATTGTACTCTGAAGATGAATTGCCtgcagaatttaaattatttttacctgttCAAAGTAAA GTCGACCACAGACAGAGAGTAGATTGA